In a genomic window of Leptolyngbya sp. SIO1E4:
- a CDS encoding DMT family transporter: MNKVSILNNLHHRGILLLVLTTIVWGTSFPLLKYTIGYLSPAVILTARFTIAAIAFAPWLRQLNPRLLRDGALLGSLYFAECTIAVIALETISANRAAFIISLNVILVPLLGALLGRKLPLRIAIAAGLAIVGVGILSWEGGGVTLGDWLTLGCAFGAATYILLLETLTPRHPSLPLVATQLMVTALLSWVWAVPQLVEQFETIIDHVSTLLYIGLLVTAMPVWTQALAQRWIASYEAALIYTLEPVFAGLFSFWFLGETLGIRGVAGASLVLLATVISQNVPQGLMQRFRLASPNTKDA, from the coding sequence ATGAACAAGGTATCCATCCTAAACAATCTCCATCATCGAGGTATCTTGCTTCTTGTGCTGACGACTATCGTTTGGGGAACGTCTTTTCCTCTGTTGAAATATACGATCGGCTATCTGTCTCCGGCGGTGATTTTAACGGCTCGATTTACCATTGCCGCGATCGCTTTTGCCCCCTGGCTGCGTCAGCTAAATCCTCGTTTGCTGCGGGATGGTGCCTTGCTAGGCAGCCTTTATTTTGCCGAGTGTACGATCGCTGTCATCGCGCTGGAGACCATTTCAGCGAATCGGGCTGCCTTCATCATTAGTCTGAACGTCATTTTAGTGCCGCTGTTGGGGGCTCTCTTAGGTCGAAAACTGCCTTTGCGCATTGCGATCGCCGCAGGGCTCGCGATCGTGGGTGTTGGCATTCTGTCTTGGGAAGGGGGAGGGGTAACACTGGGCGATTGGTTGACGCTGGGCTGTGCTTTTGGTGCGGCAACATACATTTTGCTGTTAGAAACGCTCACCCCTCGCCATCCTTCGCTGCCGCTAGTGGCCACTCAACTTATGGTCACGGCTCTTCTAAGCTGGGTGTGGGCTGTGCCTCAACTGGTTGAGCAGTTCGAGACGATAATCGATCATGTCAGCACGCTCTTATACATCGGCTTATTAGTGACGGCTATGCCCGTTTGGACGCAAGCCTTAGCGCAACGGTGGATTGCTTCCTATGAGGCCGCTTTAATCTACACGCTCGAACCGGTGTTTGCTGGGCTATTCTCGTTCTGGTTTTTGGGAGAAACGTTGGGAATTCGAGGTGTTGCTGGGGCAAGCCTGGTGCTGTTGGCGACGGTCATCAGTCAGAATGTGCCACAGGGGTTAATGCAGCGGTTTCGCCTGGCTTCACCCAACACAAAAGATGCCTAG